CGACCTGCGCTGGGTAGTGCCGGATGTATTCGTGCACAGACGGCCAATTAAGGAAGTTACGCTGGCTAAGGCCCGATTAAATGATGGCCAATCCTTGTATGCTGTAAATGATTTGTTCATTGGACGCAAAACTCATGTTTCCGCGAGATATGAGCTAAGGCTGGAGGATCAAGTAGAGCAGCAATCCTCCAGCGGCATTATCGTTTCAACCGGATTGGGAGCGACAGGCTGGCTGACCAGCGTACTGGCTGGAGCGGCCGGAATTGTCGGCAGTGCTACACGGCATCCAATCTCGCTGACTCCAAGCCAGCTGATGCCAGGTACAGCCTTCAGTCAGGAAGGGACAGCAGACGGAATGAGTCATGATCATCGTGCAACCTGGAGTTCGCCATCGCTTTATTTTACGGTGAGAGAACCATTCCCCAGCCGAACGACTGCTGCGGATCTCGTGTTTGGTCAGGTAGCAGCCGAAAAACCGTTACGGATTGCATCGCAGATGCCGGAAAACGGAGTTATTTTCAGTGATGGAGTAGAAAGTGACTTTCTGGAGTTTAATGCTGGCATTGAGGCGATCATTGAACCCGCGGAGAAAAAAGGGCATCTGGTCGTGTAGAGGTTTGTACAGGACGGCAATGGGTAATTATGAGTAAGGTACAACCATCAGATGAAATTAAAAAAGGAGGAATCAACATGAGCGACCACACTCAAGACGAAGCGAAAATCCGCAACAAGAAGGACGAGGACGGAGATTCCTTGATGGAGAAAACGAAGCTGGAAAATGGCGTGGATATCGAGCCTGAGGCTGATGAATGGATTGCGAAGCCCTCACCAGTGTCATACGATGATACGAACTCCTCTTCGAAGAAATAAGGCTCTGGCATTCCAATAGAGCAGTGATGCAAAGACAGATGATCCCTAATCGGGTCATCTGTCTTTTTTACATAGGTTAATTGAATCTGGAATATACCTTCCATACTAGCTCACGACGGCTGCTTACATCTGTTTTCAAGAAAATCGCTTTCAGGTGATCCTGCACCGTGTAGGCAGTAATATGAAGTGCGCTGGCCAGCTCCTTGGTCGAAAAGCCCTGAACAATGAGTTGGACAATTTGTCTCTCTCGTTCGGACCATGAGTACACCTCAGCCATAAGCGGTAGCATGTCAGTTGCTTTAGCAGCCTCAAACCATACGGCTAGCTGCTTCTGTCCCGTATGCTTCTGTCCGCCTTGCAGAAGGGTGGCTCTGATGGTTACCCATGGGGCTCCTGCGTCTGTGGAAGGGATACATAGTCGTGCTGGTGCAGTGGCAGTGGATAGCGCTCGCAAGCATACCACCCGGACGGGAGCCGGAAGACCGTCTTCATGGATTCCCTCCTGCTGCCGAAGCAACTGTAGCCACTGCTCTGCTACTAAATTGGACGAAATCGGTTTTAGCTTATCGGAAAGCATGAGAACTCCTGGCTCAAGTCCATTTTCCGTGATCATGGCAGGGGATGGAGATAAACCGACACTGGCCTGACGCAGATGATAGGCTATGGACGGCGCTAACGCTTCAAGCACTTGTTGCTCTTCCTCGCTGAATACAGGTTTTCCATGATGACGGAACAACGTAAGAAATCCCCAACAGCTCCCTTTGTACATAAACGGAACACGTAGCTCATCTCCGAATCCGGCGGGTTGCAAAACATCTCTATATCGTGTGCTCCGATCCGGTTGGCCATGTGTAAACCCATGTAGCGTCGCTACAGACTGTCCTTCTCGCACCAACTGATCATATTTCATCATATCGGCGTGCAGGTATTCGTATTCTAGTAGTTTGTTATGAATGTCCTCCACACCCGACTCTGTAAATGCCCCTGTGGAAAGCAGCGTACGCGGATCTACTGAGGTACAGCACGCCGCATCGAAAGTAACCTGAGTACGCAAGCGGTCGATTAGGGTGTGCTTGTAGTATGCGTTCATCATTTACTCCTATCGAGAAAGCTGGAGATTCTCAAGCGCGATTATTAAATCCCACATTTATGGGATGGTGGATATTCGTATTGTCTTTATAATTGAGAATGATTCTTAATTAAATCTACAATAAATGAATGGTCTGAGAAGATCAAGGCTAAATGTTTGGAGGAAAGCACATATGAGACATACCCCTATTGGAAATACGGACTCAAATCAACCTATGAGCTGGAATCATCCGAATGTGCATAAGTACGCGGATACGATTGCTTTAAAAATACCTGGATATGCTCATTTGTACGAGATGACAGACGGTTTGATAGCCGCACAGCTTGAAGCACAAACTCATATTCGAAATATAGATCCAAATGTGCTAATTGTCGGAGCTGGAGGCGGTCAGGAATTGATTACGCTCGGAGGGCGCCATGATGCATGGTCCTTTACGGCAGTTGATCCCTCTGAGCACATGCTGGATTTGGCACGTAAGCGTGTAACACATGCGGGCATCAGTTCAAAAATATCGTTTGTTGCAGGTACGTTGGAAGAGTTGTCTGGAGAACAGCCTGAAGAACAGCGCGAAAAGCACAGCGAAGAATCATGCAGAGAACCGGTCTATGACGCTGCAACCTGCCTGCTGGTGCTTCATTTTCTTCAAAGCTTGGAAAGTAAACAGGCGTTGCTACGCCAGATATCTACTCGACTCAAGCCGGGTGCGCCTTTTTGTTTAGCTTCTATTAATGGGAATTCACAGGAGCCTTCTTTTTCCATCCAAATGCAGGCGTGGAAAGGTCATATGCTGAGCCAGGGCATTTCACTGGAGGATTGGGAACGATTCGCTGCTTCCATCGGTCGTGAGTCAAACCCAGTGTCCAATGCGGCAATACAGGAACTGTTGATAGATGCAGGCTTTACCCACATCACCCGGTATTATGGTGCTTTTTAGTAAATGCATGGTTTGCAGTTAAAGAGGGAGGGACAGCTTATGACAAAGGATAACATCATCATCATTGGCGGGTATGGCCATGTTGGAAAAATTGTATGTACAGAGTTAAGTGAAATGTTTCCCGGCAAGGTATTTGCCGCAGGTCGTAGTCTGGAACGGGCCACTGAATTTAGCCAACGATCGAATGGTAAGATACGGCCCTTGCAGCTTAATATTCATGAGCCGATGGACCCGTCGATATTAGAGCAAGCCAAATTGGTAATCATGTGTTTGGATCAGGACAATACGGCCTTGGTACGTGCCTGCCTTCGACATGGGGTGCATTACATGGATATTACCGCGAATGCGGACTTTTTGAGTCAGGTGGAGCAGTGTCATCAGGAGGCCCGAGCTCATCAGGCCACAGCCCTGTTAAGTGTAGGATTAGCTCCGGGACTGACCAATCTGTTGGCACTGCAAGCGACACAGCTCATGGATCAGACGGATGAGTTGAATATATCTTTGATGCTGGGTTTGGGAGATCGACACGGTCAGGCTGCTATTGAGTGGACAGTAGATCAGATTCATGCCGATTTGGAGGTTATAGAACAGGGACGTCCTGTGATTCGAAAAA
The Paenibacillus peoriae DNA segment above includes these coding regions:
- a CDS encoding sugar kinase encodes the protein MSGRMTEQKIILVKRKTRLEELIVRYNTVQQARFFMERLGADFSDYVLEDENYRRAVATATSELTALGRVQIVEREHVPNFIFGEQDTVVVLGQDGLVANTLKYLTEQPLIGVNPDPLRWDGVLLPFTVSDLRWVVPDVFVHRRPIKEVTLAKARLNDGQSLYAVNDLFIGRKTHVSARYELRLEDQVEQQSSSGIIVSTGLGATGWLTSVLAGAAGIVGSATRHPISLTPSQLMPGTAFSQEGTADGMSHDHRATWSSPSLYFTVREPFPSRTTAADLVFGQVAAEKPLRIASQMPENGVIFSDGVESDFLEFNAGIEAIIEPAEKKGHLVV
- a CDS encoding LuxR C-terminal-related transcriptional regulator; this translates as MNAYYKHTLIDRLRTQVTFDAACCTSVDPRTLLSTGAFTESGVEDIHNKLLEYEYLHADMMKYDQLVREGQSVATLHGFTHGQPDRSTRYRDVLQPAGFGDELRVPFMYKGSCWGFLTLFRHHGKPVFSEEEQQVLEALAPSIAYHLRQASVGLSPSPAMITENGLEPGVLMLSDKLKPISSNLVAEQWLQLLRQQEGIHEDGLPAPVRVVCLRALSTATAPARLCIPSTDAGAPWVTIRATLLQGGQKHTGQKQLAVWFEAAKATDMLPLMAEVYSWSERERQIVQLIVQGFSTKELASALHITAYTVQDHLKAIFLKTDVSSRRELVWKVYSRFN
- a CDS encoding saccharopine dehydrogenase family protein, which encodes MTKDNIIIIGGYGHVGKIVCTELSEMFPGKVFAAGRSLERATEFSQRSNGKIRPLQLNIHEPMDPSILEQAKLVIMCLDQDNTALVRACLRHGVHYMDITANADFLSQVEQCHQEARAHQATALLSVGLAPGLTNLLALQATQLMDQTDELNISLMLGLGDRHGQAAIEWTVDQIHADLEVIEQGRPVIRKSFTGGIVADFGAGVGRHRAYRFPFSDQQTLPRTLKVPTVSTRLCFDSRLTTRLLAGLRTIGVSGLLRQQTVRDAVVRSFSKVHIGGNAVAVKVDARGTLNGKETKVECRLRGHHQSDLTAKAAVFAALALYRSELPFGVFHTEQVFSWNRMRAWLGQQVAADIQVNGQQA